DNA from Amorphoplanes friuliensis DSM 7358:
CGGCCGGATCGGCGGACGCCCGGCGGCGCTTCCCCGGCCTGGACCATGCCGCGACCCTGCGCGATCTGACCGTGATCACCGACGGTGGCCTGGTGTACGTGTCGGACGGTGCGTGGCTGGCGTGCCTGTGGGCGCTGACCGACTATCGCGGGATGGCCGAGCGGCTGGGGTCGCCGCGGTTGCTGCCCGCCGCACGACGCTTCATCGCCGCGGCCGCGGCCGTCCGGCAATCGACGCGGGCAGGCGACTACGGTGACGTGTGTGACGACCGCTGCCGCTGACTCCCCCGCCGACGAGCCCGGCGCGAGCCCCGCGGCGCCCGAGGCCAAAACGCCGGCGGCTGTCGAAGGCGACCCGGGCGTGGAGAAGCCGCGGCGGGCCCGGGGTGAGCAGACCCGGCAGTTGATCCTCGAGACCGCACTGCGGCTGTTCCGGGAGCGCGGTTACACCGAGACCACGATGCGGGCCATCGCCAAGGAGGCCGGGGTCGCGGTCGGCAACGCCTACTACTACTTCGACTCCAAGGAACACCTGATCCAGGGGTTCTACGACCGCAACCAGGCCGCGCACCGGGTCGCGGCCGAGCCGGTGCTGGCGAACGAGAAGGACTTCGCCGCCCGGTTGCGCGGGGTGCTGCACGCCGGCATCGACGTCAACGAGCCGTACCACTCGTTCGCGGCCACGTTCTTCAAGTCCGCGGCGGAGCCGTCGTCACCGCTGAGCCCGTTCTCGCGGGAGTCGTCACCGGCCCGCGAGGCGGCGATCTCGATCTTCCGGGACGTGGTCGACGGCTCGTCCGCAAAGGTCGACCCCGAACTCCGCAAGGAGCTCCCCGAGCTCCTCTGGCTCAGCTGGATGGGCGTGGTCCTCTTCTGGGTCTACGACCACTCCCCCGAGCAGCGGCGCACGCGGCGGCTGATCGACGGCATCGTGCCGCTGGTCGACCGGCTCGTCGCTCTCTCGCGCCTGCGCGTGCTGCGGCCGGCGCTGCGGCAGATCCTCGCCCTGATCGACTCGATCCGGCGCGACTGATCACTCTCCGCACTCTTAACCTTCCTCACTTTGAGTAGTCGGCTGATGAGCCGACCGGATCAGAATGCGGCGCTTTCCGCCCTGGTGTGCGCCGATAGCCGGATCTGTCGCTCACGACCGGCCAACCGTTCGGCCAATTCGCGTACCGAGCGCTTCCGCGGTGCACCAGTCGCCACGTAGCGTTACCTCTGCAGGTGGATCTGGGGATGTCGCAGGGCTTCGGACCTCGGGACCGGTCCGAATTCCCCCGCGGCACGGATGGTGAGCCGGGCGCCCCGATGATTTCGGGAGCAATCATCGGGCTGAGGCGCCCGGCTCACACTGCCGCCTACCTCTGCGGCGCCGCAGCCTTGAAGCGGCGGAGGCGCAGGCTGTTGGCGACCACGAAGATCGAGCTGAAGGCCATCGCGGCGCCGGCGATCATGGGGTTGAGCAGGCCCGCAGCCGCCAGCGGCAGACCCGCCACGTTGTAGGCGAAGGCCCAGAACAGATTCCCCCGAATGATCGTCACGGTACGGCGAGCCAGGCGTACGGCGTCGACGGCCGCGGTGAGGTCGTCGCGCATCAGGGTCAGGTCGGACGCCTCGATCGCCACGTCGGTGCCCGCACCCATCGCCACGCCGAGGTCGGCCTGGGCCAGCGCGGCCGCGTCGTTGACACCGTCGCCGACCATCGCGACGGACCTGCCCCGGGCCTGGAGCTGCTTGACCACGTCGACCTTGCCCGCGGGCAGCACACCGGCGATGACCTCGGTGATGCCGACCTGGGCGGCGACGGCCTCGGCCACCGCGGGCGCGTCGCCGGTGACCAGGATCGGTTCGAGGCCCAGCGCGCGGAGACTGCGGACTGCGGCGGCGCTCGTCGGGCGTACCGAATCGGAGAGCGCCAGGCGGCCCCGGGCCGTGCCGTCGACGCGGACCTCGACCCACGTCTCGGCGGTGTCGCCCGTGCCCCGGGCGATCTCCACCTCGGCGCCGTCCACCACGCCGCGCACACCGACACCTGCGGTCGCCCGGAAGTCACTCACCGGAGGAAGCGAGCCCTTCGCGGCGGCGGCGCGGGTGATCGCCCGGCCGAGCGGGTGCTCGGACGCGGCCTCGACGGCACCGGCCAGCCTCAGCAGCTCGTCGGCGTCCTGACCGGGCTCGGGCACGATCGACGACACCGTCATCGTCCCGGTCGTCACCGTGCCGGTCTTGTCGAGCACGATCGTGTCCACGCGCCGGGTCGACTCGAGCGCCTCCACACCGCGGATGAGGATGCCCAGCTGGGCGCCGCGACCGGTGCCGACCAGCAGCGCGGTCGGTGTGGCCAGGCCGAGCGCGCACGGGCACGCGATGATCAGGACGGCGACGGCGGCGGTGAACGCGGCCGTCGTGCCCTGGCCGGTGCCGAGCCAGTAGCCCAGCGTCGCCGCGGCCAGCGCGATCACCACCGGGACAAAAACTCCGGAGATGCGGTCGGCGAGCCGCTGCACCGCGGCCTTGCCGTTCTGCGCCTCCTCGACGAGGCGGGCCATCTGGGCGAGCTGCGTGTCGGCACCGACCCTGGTCGCGCGCACGACCAGGCGTCCGCCGGCGTTGACCGTGCCACCGGTCACCGGGTCACCCGCGGCCACCTCGACCGGCACGGACTCACCGGTGAGCAGACTCTGGTCGAGTGCGGAAGCGCCGTCGACGACCGTGCCGTCGGTGGCGACCTTC
Protein-coding regions in this window:
- a CDS encoding thiol-disulfide oxidoreductase DCC family protein — encoded protein: MTAESTDPAGHGAGRIGFFTVLYDEGCPICRTAHHWLESRDQLVPLEFVPAGSADARRRFPGLDHAATLRDLTVITDGGLVYVSDGAWLACLWALTDYRGMAERLGSPRLLPAARRFIAAAAAVRQSTRAGDYGDVCDDRCR
- a CDS encoding TetR family transcriptional regulator; this translates as MTTAAADSPADEPGASPAAPEAKTPAAVEGDPGVEKPRRARGEQTRQLILETALRLFRERGYTETTMRAIAKEAGVAVGNAYYYFDSKEHLIQGFYDRNQAAHRVAAEPVLANEKDFAARLRGVLHAGIDVNEPYHSFAATFFKSAAEPSSPLSPFSRESSPAREAAISIFRDVVDGSSAKVDPELRKELPELLWLSWMGVVLFWVYDHSPEQRRTRRLIDGIVPLVDRLVALSRLRVLRPALRQILALIDSIRRD
- a CDS encoding heavy metal translocating P-type ATPase, whose translation is MTQQIELEIGGMTCAACANRIEKKLNRLEGVTATVNYATEKARATVPAGLSAADLIAVVEKTGYTAAEPKAEPVAEAQRADPLRTRLLVSAALSVPVIVLAMVPAWQFTYWQWLSLTLAAPVVVYGGWPFHRAAFVNLRHGAATMDTLVSIGTLAAFLWSLWALFLGDAGVPGMTHPFELRAGSQGDALYLEAAAGVTAFLLAGRYAEARAKRRAGDALRSLLALGPKTVTLADGREIPADKLQAGDTFLVRPGEKVATDGTVVDGASALDQSLLTGESVPVEVAAGDPVTGGTVNAGGRLVVRATRVGADTQLAQMARLVEEAQNGKAAVQRLADRISGVFVPVVIALAAATLGYWLGTGQGTTAAFTAAVAVLIIACPCALGLATPTALLVGTGRGAQLGILIRGVEALESTRRVDTIVLDKTGTVTTGTMTVSSIVPEPGQDADELLRLAGAVEAASEHPLGRAITRAAAAKGSLPPVSDFRATAGVGVRGVVDGAEVEIARGTGDTAETWVEVRVDGTARGRLALSDSVRPTSAAAVRSLRALGLEPILVTGDAPAVAEAVAAQVGITEVIAGVLPAGKVDVVKQLQARGRSVAMVGDGVNDAAALAQADLGVAMGAGTDVAIEASDLTLMRDDLTAAVDAVRLARRTVTIIRGNLFWAFAYNVAGLPLAAAGLLNPMIAGAAMAFSSIFVVANSLRLRRFKAAAPQR